The bacterium genome includes a region encoding these proteins:
- a CDS encoding pyridoxal phosphate-dependent aminotransferase — translation MSRLGTESAFEVLAKARRLEAEGKNIVHLEIGEPDFATPDNIVEAGISALQHGYTHYTPASGILEARQAVAGFVTRMHKTEVDPAEVVLLPGSKNVLLFTLLACIEPGDEVILPDPGYPAYASQVNFIGAVPKVVTLREESGFRMDLDELASLITPKTRMLIINTPQNPTGGILTAEDVACVCELAQKHDLLVVSDEIYSQLVYGFHHVSPLSQPGMRERTVLMDGLSKSYAMTGWRLGYAVAPRALAAKLDQLMINSSSCAAGFTQMAAIEALSTAESAQAVSRMVKVFERRRDLVVDGINAIPGMTCTRPQGAFYAFPNIKGTGFGERDLAARLLVEAGVAVLPGTAFGEAGAGFIRIAYTQSEAELGRGLDRIREFIRANPR, via the coding sequence ATGTCCCGGCTCGGCACGGAGAGCGCTTTCGAAGTTCTGGCCAAGGCACGCCGCCTCGAGGCTGAAGGCAAGAACATCGTCCACCTCGAGATCGGCGAGCCCGATTTCGCCACGCCCGACAACATCGTCGAGGCGGGGATCTCAGCCCTCCAGCACGGTTACACGCACTACACGCCCGCGAGCGGGATCCTCGAAGCGCGGCAGGCGGTCGCCGGCTTCGTGACCCGGATGCACAAGACCGAGGTCGATCCGGCGGAGGTCGTGCTCCTGCCCGGGTCCAAGAACGTCCTCCTCTTCACGTTGCTGGCCTGCATCGAGCCCGGCGACGAGGTGATCCTGCCCGACCCCGGCTATCCCGCGTATGCGTCCCAGGTCAACTTCATCGGGGCGGTCCCGAAGGTCGTGACGTTGCGTGAGGAGAGCGGCTTTCGGATGGACCTCGACGAGCTCGCCTCCCTGATCACTCCCAAGACCCGGATGCTGATCATCAACACGCCGCAGAACCCGACCGGCGGCATCCTCACCGCCGAGGACGTGGCGTGCGTTTGCGAGCTGGCCCAGAAGCACGACCTGCTCGTGGTCTCGGACGAGATCTACAGCCAGCTCGTCTACGGCTTCCATCATGTTTCGCCGCTGTCACAGCCCGGCATGCGAGAGCGCACCGTGCTCATGGACGGGCTGTCGAAGTCGTACGCGATGACGGGATGGCGGCTGGGCTACGCGGTGGCGCCGCGAGCGCTGGCCGCCAAGCTCGACCAGCTGATGATCAACTCCTCGTCGTGCGCCGCGGGCTTCACCCAGATGGCCGCGATCGAAGCGCTGAGCACGGCCGAGTCGGCACAGGCCGTGAGCCGCATGGTGAAGGTGTTCGAGCGGCGGCGTGACCTGGTCGTGGACGGGATCAACGCGATTCCGGGGATGACGTGCACGCGGCCGCAGGGCGCGTTCTATGCGTTCCCGAACATCAAGGGGACCGGGTTCGGAGAGCGGGACCTGGCCGCCCGGTTGCTGGTCGAGGCGGGGGTGGCGGTGCTCCCGGGGACCGCGTTCGGCGAGGCGGGCGCCGGCTTCATCCGCATCGCGTACACGCAGTCGGAGGCGGAGCTCGGTCGGGGCCTGGACCGCATTCGAGAGTTCATCCGCGCGAATCCGCGCTGA
- a CDS encoding SDR family oxidoreductase: MDLGLKDRRALVTAASRGLGRACAEALVAEGSRVFIASRDAASIEATGRTIKAAGWSAADVSEDGQPELLVSGVADRLGGVDILVVNAGGPPPGTFQSTPLESWEVGFHLTLMSAVRLVKAALPHLRASDQGRIVFITSISVRQPIPNITLSNSLRAAVTGLAKTLARELAPDRITVNCLAPDAILTDRIRQLAAGGGDPEEGLRRMAAGSPMKRLGDPAEFGAACAFLCSRQAGYITGQTLGVDGGALVGVH, encoded by the coding sequence GTGGACCTCGGCCTGAAGGACCGGCGCGCGCTGGTCACGGCGGCAAGCAGAGGGCTTGGTCGCGCGTGCGCCGAGGCTCTGGTCGCCGAGGGATCGCGCGTCTTCATCGCCTCTCGCGACGCCGCCTCGATCGAGGCGACGGGTAGGACGATCAAAGCGGCCGGATGGTCGGCCGCCGACGTGTCGGAGGACGGTCAGCCCGAGCTCCTGGTCAGCGGAGTCGCGGACCGGCTGGGGGGCGTCGACATCCTGGTCGTCAACGCGGGCGGCCCGCCCCCCGGCACTTTCCAGAGCACGCCCCTGGAGAGCTGGGAGGTTGGATTTCACCTGACCCTGATGAGCGCCGTGCGCCTGGTCAAGGCGGCGCTCCCTCACCTGCGGGCCTCGGACCAGGGCCGCATCGTTTTCATCACCTCGATCTCAGTTCGCCAGCCGATCCCCAACATCACCCTCTCCAACTCGCTGCGGGCGGCGGTGACCGGCCTCGCCAAGACGCTCGCCCGAGAGCTGGCGCCGGATCGGATCACGGTCAACTGCCTCGCACCCGACGCCATCCTCACGGACCGGATCCGCCAGCTGGCCGCCGGGGGAGGTGATCCGGAGGAGGGGCTCAGGCGGATGGCGGCCGGCTCGCCGATGAAGCGGCTCGGAGACCCGGCGGAGTTCGGCGCCGCGTGCGCGTTCCTCTGCTCGCGGCAGGCGGGGTACATCACCGGCCAGACGCTCGGCGTGGACGGCGGCGCGCTGGTCGGCGTCCACTGA
- a CDS encoding peptide ABC transporter substrate-binding protein has protein sequence MAAVAALVGCLPVATVPKPARGGTAVEALVGTAGVLNPLFESVDTTRDVDSVIYQGLTTIDAQQNVVGLLASGWTISPDHLTYTFNIRTDVRWADGQPFTPDDVLFTFHVLQDLEYQQPGAEFWRDVGVAAGGPNQVVFALKAPSASFPLALRIGIIAKHIFGGMAPPQIAASAYSGVRAFGTGPFKVAAISSLAITLDRNPYANPQPYLDHLILRTYPAGNPQMAIRAVLSGAADLVGGLEPQEVDALQGRTDVSVLDVRTFTNAFISFNPEGDGAPFFNDVKVRLALVQAVDRERVVSEALAGRADPDPSPIPTADWAYSAAAAGLHAHDQLAAAKALDAAGWVTQPGARLRSKEGAPFKVSMVVADSYPNRQIADAVARQLGEIGVGVDVKAVPASALVQRYLIGRKYQMALVAFDVGPDPDQYTLWHSGADPGALNFAYSRGWGLIDKDLEDGRAAVDQPARLAAYIDFQMLMADAAPAIFLYAPHYDYAVSGRVHGVRVNPAIEPADRFQHVTQWYVNTTG, from the coding sequence GTGGCGGCGGTGGCGGCGCTCGTGGGGTGCCTGCCGGTCGCGACGGTGCCGAAGCCGGCGCGGGGGGGCACGGCGGTCGAGGCCCTGGTCGGCACCGCGGGCGTGCTCAATCCTCTGTTCGAGTCGGTTGACACCACGCGTGACGTGGACAGCGTCATCTACCAGGGCCTGACCACGATCGATGCCCAGCAGAACGTCGTCGGGTTGCTGGCCAGCGGCTGGACGATCTCGCCCGACCACCTCACGTACACCTTCAACATCCGCACCGACGTGCGGTGGGCCGACGGGCAGCCCTTCACCCCGGACGATGTCCTGTTCACGTTCCACGTCCTGCAGGACCTCGAGTATCAGCAGCCGGGTGCCGAGTTCTGGCGCGACGTCGGGGTCGCGGCGGGCGGCCCGAACCAGGTGGTCTTCGCGCTGAAGGCGCCGAGCGCGTCGTTTCCCCTGGCGCTGCGGATCGGCATCATCGCCAAGCACATCTTCGGCGGGATGGCGCCGCCGCAGATCGCGGCCAGCGCCTACAGCGGCGTGCGCGCCTTCGGCACCGGTCCGTTCAAGGTCGCGGCCATCTCCTCGCTCGCCATCACCCTGGACCGCAATCCCTACGCCAATCCTCAGCCCTACCTGGACCACCTGATCCTGCGGACCTATCCGGCCGGCAACCCCCAGATGGCGATTCGAGCCGTGCTGTCAGGCGCGGCCGACCTGGTCGGCGGCCTCGAGCCGCAGGAGGTCGATGCCCTGCAGGGACGCACCGATGTGTCGGTGCTGGACGTCCGGACCTTCACCAACGCATTCATCAGCTTCAATCCGGAGGGCGACGGGGCGCCGTTCTTCAACGATGTGAAGGTCCGGCTCGCGCTCGTCCAGGCGGTGGACCGGGAGCGGGTGGTGAGCGAAGCGCTCGCCGGCAGGGCGGACCCGGACCCCAGCCCGATCCCGACCGCCGATTGGGCGTACTCCGCGGCCGCGGCCGGGCTGCATGCGCACGACCAGCTGGCGGCGGCGAAGGCGCTCGACGCGGCCGGTTGGGTGACGCAGCCGGGAGCCAGGCTGAGGTCCAAAGAAGGCGCCCCCTTCAAGGTCTCCATGGTGGTGGCCGATTCCTACCCCAACCGGCAGATCGCGGATGCCGTCGCGCGCCAGCTGGGGGAGATCGGAGTCGGGGTCGACGTCAAGGCGGTGCCGGCGTCGGCGCTGGTGCAGCGTTACCTCATCGGACGGAAATACCAGATGGCCCTGGTCGCGTTCGACGTCGGCCCTGATCCCGACCAGTACACGTTGTGGCACTCGGGCGCCGACCCCGGAGCGTTGAACTTCGCCTATTCGCGCGGCTGGGGACTGATCGACAAGGACCTCGAGGACGGGCGCGCGGCGGTCGACCAGCCGGCGCGGCTGGCCGCCTACATCGACTTCCAGATGCTGATGGCGGACGCGGCGCCGGCGATCTTCCTCTACGCCCCGCATTACGACTACGCGGTGTCGGGGCGGGTTCACGGCGTGCGGGTCAACCCCGCGATCGAGCCGGCGGACCGGTTCCAGCACGTGACGCAGTGGTACGTCAACACGACGGGGTAG
- the secG gene encoding preprotein translocase subunit SecG, whose amino-acid sequence MDKVRNALVILEAVLALFLMAGVLIQTPKASGLGGTIGGGGGDGLGGGYRTRRGLERQVYWTTWVLAAAFLLCSLANIWVTTHSK is encoded by the coding sequence TTGGACAAGGTTAGGAATGCGCTCGTCATCCTCGAGGCCGTTCTCGCCCTCTTCCTGATGGCGGGCGTGCTCATCCAGACGCCCAAGGCGTCCGGGCTCGGCGGCACGATCGGTGGTGGCGGCGGCGATGGGTTGGGCGGCGGGTATCGCACCCGTCGCGGCCTCGAACGCCAGGTCTACTGGACGACCTGGGTCCTGGCGGCGGCCTTCCTGCTCTGCTCGCTGGCCAACATCTGGGTGACAACTCATTCGAAGTAG
- a CDS encoding superoxide dismutase: MAFELPPLPYSLDALEPHIDAKTMEIHHGKHHAAYVNNANAALEKYPELAKKSVEDLLWGIDQVPAEIRGTIRNNAGGHSNHSIFWSIMGPGGGGNPPGRLGDAIKNAFGGYDTFKEQLQKAAVGQFGSGWAWLVADKAGKLSIKAYPNQDSPYMEGLTPILGVDVWEHAYYLRYQNKRADYVAAWFNTLNWDAIQARFGTVWTN, from the coding sequence ATGGCCTTTGAGCTTCCGCCGCTTCCCTACTCGTTGGATGCGCTCGAGCCGCACATCGACGCCAAGACGATGGAGATCCATCACGGCAAGCACCATGCCGCGTACGTCAACAACGCCAACGCGGCGCTGGAGAAGTATCCGGAGCTGGCCAAGAAGTCGGTCGAGGACCTCCTGTGGGGCATCGACCAGGTGCCGGCGGAGATTCGCGGCACGATTCGCAACAACGCGGGCGGTCACTCCAACCATTCGATCTTCTGGAGCATCATGGGCCCGGGAGGCGGCGGCAACCCGCCAGGCAGGCTGGGCGACGCCATCAAGAACGCGTTCGGCGGCTACGACACCTTCAAGGAGCAGCTGCAGAAGGCGGCCGTCGGCCAGTTCGGGAGCGGTTGGGCGTGGCTCGTGGCCGACAAGGCCGGCAAGCTGTCGATCAAGGCCTATCCGAACCAGGACAGCCCGTACATGGAGGGACTGACGCCGATCCTGGGCGTTGACGTGTGGGAGCACGCCTACTACCTCAGGTACCAGAACAAGCGGGCCGACTACGTCGCCGCGTGGTTCAACACCCTGAATTGGGATGCCATCCAGGCCAGGTTTGGGACCGTCTGGACCAACTGA
- a CDS encoding 2,3-diphosphoglycerate-dependent phosphoglycerate mutase, protein MSSRGRLTRPRTLILLRHGQSTWNLENLFTGWHDVPLSERGTAEAIEAGRLMKAAGLAPELVHTSLLVRAIETADLALGEMGLTWIPVRRSWRLNERHYGGLQGLNKQQTAERYGADKVKLWRRSYDVRPPDLDPSDERHPSHDPRYAGLPAELLPNAECLKDVVARMLPYWYDAIVPDLLAHSCVLVSAHGNSLRALVKHLDLLSDQEVVDLDIPTGVPRVYELGADFRPTSWRYLGDPVEIERRAAAVRAQAGGSKHDSA, encoded by the coding sequence GTGAGTTCGCGGGGGCGCCTCACCCGGCCCCGCACCCTGATCCTGCTCCGTCACGGGCAGAGCACCTGGAACCTGGAGAACCTCTTCACCGGCTGGCACGACGTTCCGTTGAGCGAGCGGGGCACGGCCGAAGCCATCGAGGCGGGACGGTTGATGAAGGCCGCCGGGCTGGCGCCGGAGCTGGTGCACACCTCGCTCCTGGTGCGCGCGATCGAGACCGCGGACCTGGCCCTTGGTGAGATGGGACTCACCTGGATCCCTGTTCGTCGCAGCTGGCGGCTCAACGAGCGCCACTACGGGGGGCTGCAGGGACTGAACAAGCAACAGACTGCGGAGAGGTACGGGGCTGACAAGGTCAAGCTCTGGCGCAGGAGCTACGACGTCCGCCCGCCCGACCTCGATCCCTCGGACGAGCGCCATCCGTCGCACGATCCGAGGTACGCGGGACTACCTGCTGAGCTGCTCCCGAACGCCGAGTGCCTGAAGGACGTGGTCGCGAGGATGCTGCCCTACTGGTACGACGCCATCGTCCCTGATCTGCTCGCTCACTCCTGCGTGCTGGTGTCCGCGCACGGCAACAGCCTGCGAGCGTTGGTCAAGCACCTGGACCTGCTGTCCGACCAGGAGGTCGTCGATCTCGACATCCCGACTGGGGTGCCTCGCGTGTACGAGTTGGGCGCCGACTTCCGTCCGACGTCCTGGCGCTACCTGGGCGATCCTGTGGAGATCGAACGTCGCGCGGCCGCGGTGCGGGCCCAGGCGGGCGGATCGAAGCACGATTCCGCGTAG
- a CDS encoding triose-phosphate isomerase, whose protein sequence is MSSRFTQTPLVAANWKMNPSDAEDALDLVRGVLAVARGHADRVEVVVFPPFPWLLGVAEVLDQSGVKLGAQDCFWEASGAYTGEVSPAMLKGWCQWVIVGHSERRIYLGETDEMVAKKTAAALATGLNVIMCVGELGEHYDAGTSDQIVTAQVRAGLANCSADDSARLVIAYEPVWAIGSGKSADPEHAYKTMRLIRRVVGEMIGAGAARKVRVLYGGSVNSSNVESYVELPLCDGCLVGGASLDAAEFAHIVKVTAEVYGHR, encoded by the coding sequence ATGTCGAGCCGCTTTACGCAGACGCCGCTGGTGGCGGCCAACTGGAAGATGAACCCGAGCGACGCCGAGGACGCGCTCGACCTGGTGCGGGGCGTGCTGGCGGTGGCGAGAGGGCATGCCGACCGGGTGGAGGTGGTCGTCTTCCCGCCGTTTCCCTGGCTGCTCGGCGTGGCGGAGGTGCTGGACCAGTCGGGGGTCAAGCTCGGCGCCCAGGACTGCTTCTGGGAGGCGTCGGGCGCTTACACGGGCGAGGTGTCGCCGGCGATGCTCAAAGGCTGGTGCCAGTGGGTGATCGTCGGGCACTCCGAGCGCCGGATCTACCTCGGTGAGACAGACGAGATGGTGGCCAAGAAAACAGCCGCCGCCCTCGCCACCGGGCTGAACGTGATCATGTGCGTCGGTGAGCTCGGTGAACACTACGACGCCGGTACGTCGGACCAGATCGTCACCGCTCAGGTCAGAGCCGGCCTGGCCAATTGCTCGGCCGACGACTCGGCCAGGCTGGTGATCGCCTACGAGCCGGTCTGGGCGATCGGCAGCGGCAAGAGCGCGGACCCCGAGCACGCTTACAAGACGATGCGGCTCATCCGGCGGGTCGTGGGGGAGATGATCGGAGCCGGCGCCGCTCGCAAGGTCCGAGTGCTGTACGGCGGTAGCGTCAACTCCAGCAATGTCGAGTCGTACGTCGAGCTCCCGCTCTGCGATGGCTGCCTGGTCGGCGGGGCCAGCCTCGATGCGGCGGAGTTCGCCCACATCGTCAAGGTGACGGCCGAGGTGTACGGCCATCGCTGA
- a CDS encoding phosphoglycerate kinase — MGLQLPHGRPHHPHCGTALKASITSVDVAGRRVLVREDLNVPMSKGAITDDARIRAAIPTLQHLAQRGAKVIVMSHLGRPKGAEPDLSLRPVGMKLAHELDREVHFAEDCVGEPARSAVGKLQAGQVLLLENVRFHPEEEANDPDFAHRLASLGELFVNDAFAASHRAHASVVGVAEYLPAFAGELMESELMALHQALDHPRRPMLAVVGGAKVSTKVGVVRHLLEKVDALIIGGAMANTFFKARGLQTGNGLVEDSALPVAKEVAEQAGRKLLLPVDLVCARRMEAGEPLRIMAADAVEPGWMALDIGPKSVALFSERLRGAGAIVWNGPMGVSELRDFSDGTRAIGEAIAASGAYTLVGGGDTVAAVDSLGLGGRFSHVSTGGGATLEYLEGKQLPGVAILKET, encoded by the coding sequence ATGGGGCTTCAGCTGCCGCATGGTCGACCTCATCACCCACATTGCGGAACGGCTCTGAAAGCTTCGATTACCTCCGTCGACGTCGCCGGCAGGCGGGTCCTCGTTCGCGAGGACCTCAACGTGCCGATGTCCAAAGGCGCCATCACCGATGACGCCCGGATCCGCGCCGCCATCCCGACGCTGCAGCACCTCGCTCAGCGCGGCGCCAAGGTCATCGTCATGTCGCACCTCGGCCGCCCCAAAGGCGCCGAGCCCGACCTCTCCCTCCGCCCGGTGGGCATGAAGCTGGCGCACGAGCTCGACCGTGAGGTGCATTTCGCCGAAGACTGCGTCGGCGAGCCCGCGCGCTCGGCCGTCGGCAAGCTGCAGGCCGGGCAGGTCCTGTTGCTGGAGAACGTCCGGTTCCATCCCGAGGAGGAGGCCAACGACCCCGACTTCGCGCACCGCCTGGCCTCGCTCGGCGAGCTGTTCGTCAATGACGCGTTCGCCGCCTCGCATCGCGCTCACGCCTCGGTGGTCGGGGTGGCGGAGTATCTTCCGGCGTTCGCTGGTGAGCTGATGGAGTCGGAGCTGATGGCCCTGCACCAGGCGCTGGACCATCCCCGGCGCCCCATGCTGGCGGTCGTCGGTGGGGCGAAGGTATCGACCAAGGTCGGGGTGGTCCGCCACCTGCTGGAAAAGGTCGATGCGCTAATCATCGGCGGGGCGATGGCCAACACGTTCTTCAAGGCTCGTGGTCTCCAGACCGGAAACGGACTGGTCGAAGACAGCGCCCTGCCGGTGGCGAAAGAGGTCGCCGAACAGGCCGGCCGCAAGCTGCTCCTGCCGGTCGACCTCGTGTGCGCGCGCCGCATGGAGGCCGGCGAGCCGTTGCGCATCATGGCGGCGGACGCGGTCGAGCCCGGCTGGATGGCTCTCGATATCGGCCCGAAGTCGGTGGCGCTGTTCAGCGAGCGCCTGCGCGGGGCCGGCGCGATCGTCTGGAACGGCCCGATGGGCGTCTCTGAGCTCCGGGACTTCAGCGACGGCACGCGCGCGATCGGCGAAGCGATCGCGGCCTCCGGTGCGTACACCCTGGTCGGCGGTGGCGACACGGTGGCCGCCGTCGATTCGCTGGGTCTTGGGGGTCGCTTCTCACACGTCTCGACCGGCGGCGGCGCGACACTCGAGTACCTGGAAGGCAAGCAGCTCCCCGGCGTCGCGATCTTGAAGGAGACGTGA
- the gap gene encoding type I glyceraldehyde-3-phosphate dehydrogenase produces MTTRVGINGFGRIGRNIYRAAHELKPDFEIVAVNDIGDARTFGHLLKHDTALGTFGPAVSADGDAIKVDGKVVKFLSHRDPAELPWRDLGVEVVVESTGLFTDATKARVHIDRGGAKKVIISAPATNQDYTIVMGVNHKGYDAEKHAVVSNASCTTNCFVPVAKVLHDSFGIERGMMTTIHAYTADQRLQDLPHKDLRRARAAADNIIPTSTGANKAVAEVLPELSGKFAGMAFRVPILDVSVVDLTVELARTTTAQDINAAFDEAAGGQLRGILAVSHEDLVSADFKGDSHSSIVDAPLTLMLGGAWAKVVSWYDNEWGFSCRMVDLITHIAERL; encoded by the coding sequence ATGACCACCAGGGTAGGAATCAACGGCTTCGGGCGCATCGGCCGCAACATCTACCGGGCTGCGCACGAGCTGAAGCCGGACTTCGAGATCGTCGCCGTCAATGACATCGGCGACGCCAGAACGTTCGGCCATCTACTCAAGCACGACACCGCCCTGGGGACTTTCGGACCCGCGGTTTCGGCCGACGGCGACGCCATCAAGGTCGATGGGAAGGTGGTCAAGTTCCTGAGCCACCGCGACCCCGCGGAGCTGCCGTGGAGGGACCTCGGCGTGGAGGTCGTGGTCGAGTCGACCGGCCTGTTCACGGACGCCACCAAGGCCCGCGTCCACATCGACCGGGGCGGCGCCAAGAAGGTGATCATCTCCGCCCCCGCGACCAACCAGGACTACACCATCGTCATGGGCGTCAACCACAAGGGCTACGACGCCGAGAAGCACGCCGTCGTCTCCAACGCGAGCTGCACGACCAACTGCTTCGTGCCGGTGGCCAAGGTCCTGCACGACTCGTTCGGGATCGAGCGCGGCATGATGACCACGATCCACGCCTACACCGCGGACCAGCGTCTGCAGGATCTTCCGCACAAGGACCTGCGGCGCGCGCGCGCCGCGGCGGACAACATCATCCCGACCTCGACCGGCGCCAACAAGGCGGTCGCAGAGGTCCTGCCCGAGCTGTCGGGAAAGTTCGCCGGCATGGCCTTCCGGGTCCCGATACTCGACGTCTCCGTGGTCGACCTCACGGTGGAGCTGGCCAGGACGACGACCGCCCAGGACATCAACGCCGCCTTCGACGAAGCCGCCGGCGGACAGCTCAGAGGCATCCTCGCGGTCAGCCACGAAGACCTCGTGTCCGCCGACTTCAAGGGCGATTCGCACTCCTCGATCGTCGACGCGCCACTCACGCTGATGCTCGGCGGCGCGTGGGCCAAGGTGGTGAGCTGGTACGACAACGAATGGGGCTTCAGCTGCCGCATGGTCGACCTCATCACCCACATTGCGGAACGGCTCTGA
- the whiA gene encoding DNA-binding protein WhiA: MAGLLPARPCCQLSELLGIYFGSRGRLIKRPGDGQAAYFSLLRNAVARKVVRLGRAVGHLDAKYQAVRTRKRMSFFIELSLPAGVAPAFTQAATRAVPEAACDRKAILRGLFLGCGSVNAPSSRYHLEFVAPTASWAKAIGELAESAGAKAGIMERSGHHVVYLKDGDGIARLLSLMGASRAVMEFENVRVVREVSGEVNRRLNFETANIGKTIGSGLRQAAAIERLESTGRLERLPPALREMARWRTANPQLNLGELAGRMKLSKSAVNHRLRRLQELAAPGNVNSPKPARRSA, translated from the coding sequence ATGGCCGGACTTCTGCCGGCGCGGCCCTGCTGCCAGCTCAGCGAGCTGCTGGGGATCTATTTCGGCTCGCGCGGCCGGCTGATCAAGAGGCCCGGTGACGGCCAGGCGGCCTATTTCTCGCTGCTGCGCAACGCGGTCGCCCGCAAGGTCGTGAGACTCGGCCGGGCCGTCGGGCACTTGGACGCGAAGTACCAGGCGGTGAGGACTCGCAAGCGCATGTCGTTCTTCATCGAGCTGTCCCTGCCGGCCGGGGTGGCGCCCGCATTCACCCAGGCCGCGACACGGGCCGTGCCCGAGGCGGCGTGCGATCGCAAGGCGATCCTTCGCGGCCTGTTCCTGGGCTGCGGGTCCGTGAACGCACCGAGCTCTCGCTACCACCTCGAGTTCGTGGCCCCGACCGCTTCCTGGGCGAAGGCCATCGGCGAGCTGGCCGAGTCGGCGGGCGCGAAGGCGGGGATCATGGAGCGCAGCGGCCACCACGTCGTCTACCTCAAAGACGGCGACGGCATTGCCCGCCTGCTCTCGCTCATGGGCGCCAGCCGCGCGGTCATGGAGTTCGAGAACGTGCGCGTCGTCCGCGAGGTCAGTGGCGAAGTCAACCGCCGCTTGAACTTCGAGACCGCCAACATCGGCAAGACGATCGGATCGGGGCTGCGGCAGGCGGCGGCGATCGAACGGCTCGAGTCCACCGGCAGGCTGGAACGGCTCCCGCCCGCCCTGCGGGAGATGGCCCGATGGCGCACCGCCAACCCTCAGCTCAACCTGGGGGAGCTGGCCGGGCGCATGAAGCTCTCCAAGTCGGCCGTCAACCACCGCTTGCGCCGGCTGCAGGAGCTGGCCGCCCCGGGCAACGTCAACTCGCCCAAACCGGCGCGCCGCTCCGCCTAA
- a CDS encoding alpha-ketoacid dehydrogenase subunit beta, producing MAEMRMIEAVRAAMAEEMERDGRVLVMGEDVGRKGGVFGATDGLHARFGESRVLDTPLAESAIVGVAIGAALNGLIPIAEIQFADFIHPAFDQIVSEAARTRYRSNGDWSVPIVIRAPFGGGVHGGLYHSQSIEAFYAHVPGLKVVVPSLPADAKGLLKSAVRDPDPVLFLEHKKVYRLVAQEIPDGDHLVPIGPAAVRRPGTGLSCFAWGLMTHYCLEAAEQLGSEGVSVEVVDLRTLAPLDRQTILDSVRRTGKAMVVHEDNLTGGFGAEVAAIISEHAFDSLDGPVVRVAAPDIPAMPFNTPQEEFFMPNPGKIAEAMRKLAAY from the coding sequence ATGGCTGAGATGAGGATGATCGAGGCGGTTCGCGCGGCCATGGCCGAGGAGATGGAGCGCGACGGCCGGGTGCTCGTCATGGGCGAGGACGTCGGGCGCAAGGGCGGGGTTTTCGGCGCCACCGACGGCCTGCACGCGCGCTTTGGCGAATCCCGCGTCCTCGACACCCCGCTCGCGGAGTCGGCCATCGTCGGAGTCGCGATCGGGGCCGCGCTCAACGGGCTGATCCCCATCGCCGAGATCCAGTTCGCGGACTTCATCCACCCGGCCTTCGATCAAATCGTCAGCGAGGCCGCGCGCACGCGGTATCGCTCCAACGGCGACTGGTCGGTGCCGATCGTCATCCGCGCGCCCTTCGGCGGCGGCGTCCACGGCGGGCTGTATCACTCGCAGTCGATCGAGGCCTTCTACGCTCATGTGCCCGGCCTCAAGGTGGTCGTGCCCAGCCTGCCGGCCGATGCCAAAGGGCTGCTCAAGTCGGCCGTCCGCGACCCGGACCCCGTGCTCTTCCTCGAGCACAAGAAGGTGTACCGGCTGGTCGCCCAGGAGATACCGGACGGGGACCACCTGGTCCCCATCGGTCCCGCCGCCGTGCGGCGTCCGGGGACGGGACTGAGCTGCTTTGCCTGGGGCCTGATGACCCATTACTGCCTGGAGGCGGCCGAGCAGCTCGGGTCGGAAGGCGTCAGCGTCGAGGTGGTCGACCTCCGGACGCTGGCGCCGCTGGATCGCCAGACGATCCTCGACTCCGTCCGCCGGACCGGCAAGGCGATGGTGGTGCACGAGGACAACCTCACCGGCGGATTCGGCGCCGAGGTGGCCGCGATCATCTCGGAGCACGCGTTCGACAGCCTCGACGGGCCGGTGGTGCGCGTGGCGGCGCCGGACATCCCCGCGATGCCCTTCAACACTCCCCAGGAGGAGTTCTTCATGCCCAACCCGGGGAAGATCGCGGAGGCGATGCGCAAGCTTGCGGCGTACTAG